In Thioclava sp. GXIMD2076, one DNA window encodes the following:
- the gloB gene encoding hydroxyacylglutathione hydrolase, whose amino-acid sequence MTIELTVVPCLSDNYAYIAKDTATGAVTLIDAPEAGPIMEALKAQDLKLDGILLTHHHDDHIAGVAEIRARTGAKVIGAAADRHRLPPLDVVVEPGNQIRIGSDDVQVIDVSGHTVGHVAFYFPQSGMVFTGDSLMAWGCGRLFEGSPAQMLESLRRIAALPEGVIVCSGHEYTESNGRFALNLEPANPALKSRMRDTMARRGRGEPTVPSTLALEKATNPFLRADDPDLCAALGLPSTASALDVFTKARQAKDQF is encoded by the coding sequence ATGACCATCGAACTTACCGTCGTTCCCTGCCTGAGCGACAATTACGCCTATATCGCCAAGGACACCGCAACCGGAGCCGTAACTCTGATCGATGCGCCGGAAGCGGGACCGATTATGGAAGCGCTCAAGGCGCAGGATCTCAAACTCGACGGCATCCTGCTGACCCACCATCATGACGACCATATCGCGGGCGTGGCCGAGATCCGTGCCCGCACCGGCGCCAAGGTTATCGGTGCGGCGGCCGATCGCCATCGTCTGCCGCCGCTGGATGTGGTGGTCGAGCCCGGCAACCAGATCCGGATCGGGTCGGACGACGTGCAGGTGATCGATGTATCGGGCCATACGGTCGGCCATGTGGCTTTCTACTTTCCGCAATCGGGGATGGTCTTTACCGGTGACAGCCTGATGGCATGGGGCTGTGGACGCCTGTTCGAGGGCTCGCCAGCCCAGATGCTCGAAAGCCTGCGCCGGATCGCGGCGCTGCCCGAGGGGGTCATCGTCTGCTCGGGCCATGAATATACCGAGTCCAACGGCCGGTTCGCGCTCAATCTCGAACCCGCCAATCCGGCGCTGAAATCGCGGATGCGCGATACGATGGCGCGGCGCGGACGGGGTGAACCGACAGTGCCCTCGACCTTGGCACTGGAAAAGGCAACGAACCCGTTCCTGCGGGCGGACGACCCCGACCTCTGTGCCGCTCTGGGTCTGCCTTCGACCGCCTCG
- a CDS encoding methyltransferase domain-containing protein, whose product MHVDVLDLRNFYYRTQLGRVAQRALRDRVLSLWPAEGAGATGRTVAGFGFAAPLLRPYLANSRRVISLMPAPQGVMPWPAGEPNVSVLTEEVQWPLETGLVDRLVVMHAIEQSDNAGELLEECWRVLGPGGRALLIVPNRAGLWAPRETTPFGFGKPYTLSQLDALARRNGFVPERHTAALYIPPSHRRFWLRSAQMWEGVGQKISGLLAAGVVMLEVSKQVTQPRRPGLGARVRKPLSILEGATKPATEPSWRATHGRDTNVTPRTFREI is encoded by the coding sequence ATGCATGTAGATGTGCTTGATTTGCGAAATTTCTATTACCGCACACAGTTGGGGCGCGTCGCACAACGCGCGCTACGGGACCGTGTGCTGTCTCTCTGGCCTGCGGAAGGGGCGGGGGCCACAGGGCGGACGGTCGCTGGTTTCGGGTTTGCGGCGCCCCTGTTGCGACCCTATCTGGCCAATTCCCGCCGGGTGATCTCGCTCATGCCTGCACCGCAAGGCGTGATGCCATGGCCTGCGGGCGAGCCGAATGTCTCGGTGCTGACCGAAGAGGTGCAATGGCCGCTCGAGACGGGATTGGTGGACCGGCTGGTAGTGATGCATGCCATCGAGCAATCCGATAACGCGGGCGAATTGCTGGAGGAATGCTGGCGTGTGCTGGGACCGGGAGGACGGGCGCTTCTGATCGTGCCGAACCGCGCGGGGCTCTGGGCACCGCGCGAGACAACGCCGTTCGGTTTTGGGAAACCCTATACGCTGTCGCAACTTGATGCTCTGGCGCGCCGCAACGGGTTCGTCCCCGAACGTCATACCGCAGCGCTCTATATTCCTCCCTCGCACCGGCGGTTCTGGTTGCGCTCGGCGCAGATGTGGGAAGGGGTCGGGCAAAAGATTTCGGGGCTGCTGGCGGCGGGGGTTGTCATGCTGGAAGTGTCGAAACAGGTGACACAGCCGCGCCGGCCGGGTCTTGGAGCACGGGTGCGCAAGCCACTGTCGATTCTGGAAGGGGCCACGAAGCCGGCAACCGAGCCGTCTTGGCGTGCAACGCATGGGCGCGACACAAATGTAACACCCAGAACCTTTCGGGAAATCTAG
- a CDS encoding F0F1 ATP synthase subunit delta — protein sequence MSEPASISAGIADRYATAVFEISKDSGQLDALKGEIDALEVALSESADLQGLIKSPLYSSEEQEASIEAIAKAMGLSATMTHTLGLLAQKRRLYLLPMLLSALSAKIAEEKGEVTANVTSATELSQEQQAKLADALAAKTGKTVQLNIAVDETLIGGMIVKLGSRMVDTSIRSKLASLQTSMKEVG from the coding sequence GTGTCCGAACCAGCTTCAATTTCCGCAGGCATCGCCGACCGTTATGCAACGGCGGTTTTTGAAATTTCCAAAGACTCCGGTCAGCTCGATGCGCTGAAGGGCGAGATCGATGCTCTGGAGGTCGCGCTGTCTGAGAGCGCCGATCTGCAGGGGCTGATCAAGAGCCCGCTCTACTCGAGCGAAGAGCAGGAAGCCTCCATCGAGGCGATTGCAAAGGCCATGGGCCTGAGCGCAACGATGACCCACACGCTGGGCCTTCTGGCGCAAAAGCGCCGTCTGTATCTGCTGCCGATGCTCCTGAGTGCCTTGAGCGCGAAAATCGCGGAAGAAAAAGGCGAGGTCACCGCAAACGTGACTTCCGCAACCGAACTGTCCCAAGAGCAGCAGGCCAAACTGGCCGATGCGCTTGCGGCAAAGACGGGTAAAACCGTTCAACTGAACATTGCAGTCGATGAGACCCTCATCGGTGGCATGATCGTCAAGCTGGGCTCGCGCATGGTCGATACCTCGATCCGCTCGA